In one window of Armatimonadota bacterium DNA:
- a CDS encoding helix-turn-helix domain-containing protein: MRRRTAPKDDRLRSLMPMLEFFSRITGLTATVCQEHQAGHRAVAWVGTGAEMLPCDIIKSDPQLEPKCLEADLSHMRMAHQLGRYVIYECHAGMVDIAVPVPGAPASACVLTGQVLPRPLSDEEREALVRRLATPNTSPARLRRGFAKTAFMPEWQIEAAAKLLGELVQYGLSPSADPGLASLGHYVAGELLKRRQWQELEGIARLAGVEAAPRVAVAMRVSWPSWRGNVDWQGLNQARELVAAEIPSALAVVEGDKLFVLCCELDGVAQRVRKVVTTLRAAGLQVAAGVGRPCDGSREIWESCHEAETALGYRFLTKDAVIFLEAVERRSEYPRLIPAAAKDIGLLVRLGNPERAREVLSALILELGREPHARPWLLDCSVEILALLISELRDAGNRSEALPGVLRHFVMAGYRATTLGELVSLLEWSVEQLIGHVQSAPRRPTDLVARVCEYVEHHLAEPINLQRLCRETLFVSPYHLSRTFRKATGIRFADWLTARRMERATQLLASTEQSIASVAASCGYDDPRYFSRVFRKAVGATPSQYRQARAADASS; the protein is encoded by the coding sequence GTGCGTCGGAGAACTGCCCCGAAGGACGACCGACTTCGGTCGCTGATGCCGATGCTGGAGTTTTTCTCCCGCATCACCGGCTTGACCGCGACGGTGTGCCAAGAGCATCAGGCGGGGCATCGTGCCGTCGCGTGGGTCGGCACGGGAGCGGAGATGCTGCCGTGCGACATCATCAAGAGCGACCCCCAGTTGGAGCCGAAGTGCCTGGAAGCCGACCTGTCGCACATGCGTATGGCCCACCAACTGGGCCGCTACGTGATCTACGAATGTCACGCGGGCATGGTGGACATTGCGGTCCCGGTTCCCGGGGCGCCAGCTTCGGCGTGTGTGCTGACGGGGCAGGTGTTGCCGCGCCCGCTGTCGGACGAGGAACGCGAAGCCCTGGTACGGCGCCTCGCTACCCCCAACACGAGCCCCGCCCGCCTGCGCCGGGGATTCGCGAAGACGGCTTTCATGCCGGAGTGGCAGATCGAGGCGGCAGCCAAGCTCCTGGGGGAACTCGTCCAGTATGGCCTGTCCCCGAGTGCCGACCCGGGGCTCGCGTCGCTCGGGCACTACGTGGCGGGCGAGTTGCTCAAGCGTCGGCAGTGGCAGGAGTTGGAGGGCATCGCCCGCCTGGCCGGGGTGGAAGCGGCGCCCAGAGTAGCAGTCGCCATGAGGGTGTCGTGGCCGAGTTGGCGCGGCAATGTGGACTGGCAAGGGCTCAACCAGGCGCGTGAGCTGGTCGCCGCGGAGATCCCGTCGGCGCTCGCGGTCGTCGAGGGAGACAAGTTGTTCGTGCTATGTTGCGAACTCGACGGGGTGGCACAACGGGTGCGCAAGGTGGTGACCACGTTGCGCGCGGCGGGGCTGCAGGTGGCGGCCGGCGTCGGGCGCCCGTGCGATGGCAGCCGAGAGATCTGGGAATCATGTCACGAGGCGGAGACGGCGCTGGGCTACCGCTTCCTGACCAAAGATGCCGTCATTTTCCTGGAGGCGGTTGAGCGCAGGAGCGAGTATCCGCGCCTGATTCCGGCAGCGGCGAAGGATATTGGGCTGCTGGTGCGGCTGGGCAATCCGGAGCGCGCGCGCGAAGTGCTGTCCGCCCTCATCCTCGAATTGGGGCGGGAACCGCACGCCCGGCCATGGCTGCTGGACTGCTCCGTCGAGATCCTGGCGCTCCTCATCTCGGAACTGCGCGACGCCGGCAACCGATCGGAGGCGTTGCCGGGAGTGCTGAGGCATTTCGTCATGGCCGGATACCGCGCGACGACACTGGGAGAACTCGTGTCGCTATTGGAATGGAGCGTCGAGCAGCTGATCGGCCACGTCCAGAGCGCTCCTCGCCGTCCGACCGATCTGGTCGCGCGGGTCTGCGAGTACGTCGAGCACCATCTGGCGGAGCCGATCAACCTGCAGCGCCTGTGCCGGGAGACGCTGTTCGTCTCCCCCTATCACCTGTCGCGGACTTTCCGCAAAGCCACCGGCATACGATTCGCCGACTGGCTCACCGCTCGCCGCATGGAGCGCGCGACCCAGTTGCTCGCGTCAACGGAGCAGAGCATCGCGTCCGTCGCCGCCAGTTGCGGCTACGACGACCCGCGCTACTTCTCGCGGGTGTTTCGCAAGGCGGTGGGGGCGACGCCGAGCCAGTACCGACAGGCTCGCGCCGCCGACGCGTCATCGTAG
- a CDS encoding DUF1559 domain-containing protein, protein MRRNRGFTLIELLVVIAIIAILAAILFPVFARAREAARKATCISNLKQISLAAIMYAQDYDEVLPAANFSGVQSSSHTVDPADQYATDASWSVASSLELWLLPDVLAPYVKSLDLFECPTLKRREPNMAPIHTVVMPDTDPFIPGVRKVGNDGTVGYPGYPFYMAGSYWWGCCHFGGGSPMAASEFCGESGGFWDIAYVLGYIDGGQYGDSQEYWACSNAVGNFDDPV, encoded by the coding sequence ATGCGGAGGAATCGTGGTTTCACCCTGATTGAGCTGCTCGTGGTGATTGCGATCATCGCAATCCTGGCCGCGATCCTGTTCCCGGTCTTCGCACGAGCCCGGGAGGCAGCGAGAAAGGCCACGTGCATCTCCAACTTGAAGCAGATCAGCCTGGCGGCGATCATGTACGCACAGGACTATGACGAAGTGCTGCCGGCGGCCAACTTCAGCGGAGTCCAGTCGTCCTCGCACACCGTGGACCCGGCGGATCAGTACGCGACTGATGCGTCGTGGTCGGTTGCGAGTTCGCTGGAGCTGTGGCTGCTGCCGGACGTGCTGGCGCCTTACGTGAAGAGCCTCGACCTCTTCGAGTGCCCCACGCTGAAGCGGCGCGAGCCCAACATGGCACCGATTCACACCGTGGTCATGCCTGACACCGACCCGTTCATCCCAGGTGTACGCAAGGTCGGGAACGACGGCACGGTCGGGTACCCGGGGTATCCGTTCTACATGGCCGGCTCCTACTGGTGGGGCTGCTGCCATTTCGGGGGCGGAAGCCCGATGGCCGCCTCTGAATTCTGCGGCGAATCCGGCGGCTTCTGGGATATCGCCTATGTGCTCGGCTACATTGATGGCGGCCAATACGGAGACTCGCAGGAGTACTGGGCGTGCTCCAACGCCGTGGGCAACTTCGACGATCCGGTGTG
- the mobB gene encoding molybdopterin-guanine dinucleotide biosynthesis protein B, producing MLPIVSIVGRRNSGKTTVLEALIAELTRRGLRVGALKHSAHGFDMDREGKDTWRHRRAGAQAVGIMSARELAVVRTLDGELPLDGAAALLGSGLDVILTEGFKQAATMKIEVVRAETGCELTTRPEQLLAVVADCPVETAVSRLSFADTAALADVVLAHLSGR from the coding sequence GTGCTGCCGATAGTGTCCATAGTCGGACGTCGCAACAGCGGTAAGACGACAGTGCTCGAGGCGCTGATCGCCGAACTCACGCGGCGCGGCCTGCGCGTCGGGGCGCTCAAGCACAGCGCCCACGGCTTCGACATGGACCGGGAGGGGAAGGACACGTGGCGCCACCGCCGCGCGGGCGCGCAAGCGGTCGGCATTATGTCGGCTCGGGAGTTGGCCGTCGTGCGTACGCTGGATGGGGAGCTCCCGCTCGATGGGGCCGCCGCGCTGCTCGGGTCCGGTCTCGACGTCATCCTCACCGAGGGCTTCAAGCAGGCGGCGACAATGAAGATCGAGGTCGTTCGTGCGGAGACCGGCTGCGAATTGACGACTCGCCCGGAGCAGCTTCTCGCTGTCGTCGCCGACTGCCCGGTGGAGACCGCCGTTTCCCGCCTTTCCTTCGCCGACACCGCCGCCCTGGCCGATGTCGTCCTCGCGCACCTCAGCGGCCGCTGA